In Prunus dulcis chromosome 1, ALMONDv2, whole genome shotgun sequence, the following are encoded in one genomic region:
- the LOC117615154 gene encoding pentatricopeptide repeat-containing protein At3g22690: MAATLQLSPLVSATPSFVAPTNQRESKTMAKDTSPTGSLRNCKTMNEVKQLHCQINKKGLRNRPSTVTNLISTCAEMGTLESLDYARKAFNLFLEDEETKGHILFMYNSLIRGYSSAGLSDEAVLLYVQMVVKGILPDKFTFPFVLSACSKVVAFSEGVQLHGALVKMGLEEDAFIENSLIHFYAESGELDYSRKVFDGMAERNIVSWTSLICGYARRQFPKEAVSLFFEMVAAGIKPNSVTMVCVISACAKLKDLELSERVCAYIGESGVKVNTLVVNALVDMYMKCGASDAAKRLFDECGDKNLVLYNTILSNYVRQGLAREALAVLDEMLRQGPRPDKVTLLSAISACAQLGDSLSGKCCHGYVIRNRLEGWDAICNAMIDMYMKCGKQEMACGIFDNMSNRTVVSWNSLIAGFIRSGDVNSAWQMFNEMPKSDLVSWNTMIGALVQESMFVEAIELFRVMQADGIKGDRVTMVEVASACGYLGALDLAKWTHAYIEKNKIDCDMRLGTALVDMFGRCGDPQSAMKVFSSMARRDVSAWTAAIGAMAMEGNGERALELFDEMIRQGVKPDEVVFVAVLTACSHVGFVKQGWNIFRSMKSVHGISPHIIHYGCMVDLLGRAGLLGEAFDLVKSMPMEPNDVIWGTLLAACRTYKNVEIASYAAKRLSKLPTQRTGIHVLLSNIYASAEKWADVAKVRLHLKGKGIHKVPGSSSIEVNGMIHEFISGGDTNTEKSQLTLMLQEINCRLREAGHVPDLDNVLLDVDEKEKEYLLSRHSEKLAIAFGLIGTGQGVPIRVVKNLRMCSDCHSFAKLVSRIYNREIIVRDNNRFHFFNQGLCSCSDYW, translated from the coding sequence ATGGCTGCAACGCTTCAACTAAGTCCTCTGGTCTCAGCCACCCCAAGCTTCGTAGCTCCCACAAACCAAAGGGAATCCAAAACTATGGCCAAGGACACTTCCCCAACTGGGTCACTCAGAAACTGTAAAACCATGAACGAAGTCAAGCAACTTCACTgtcaaatcaataaaaaaggCCTCAGAAACAGACCCTCTACTGTTACCAATCTAATTAGTACATGTGCCGAAATGGGCACCCTTGAAAGCTTAGATTATGCCCGGAAAGCCTTCAACTTGTTCCTTGAAGACGAAGAAACAAAGGGTCATATATTGTTCATGTACAATTCTTTGATAAGGGGTTACTCTAGTGCTGGACTTAGTGATGAGGCCGTTTTGCTTTATGTTCAGATGGTGGTGAAGGGTATTTTGCCCGATAAGTTCACATTTCCGTTTGTGCTGAGCGCTTGCTCCAAGGTTGTGGCTTTCAGTGAAGGGGTTCAGCTCCATGGAGCACTTGTTAAGATGGGTTTGGAGGAAGATGCATTTATTGAGAATTCTTTGATCCATTTCTATGCTGAAAGTGGGGAGTTGGATTATAGCCGAAAGGTGTTCGATGGAATGGCCGAGAGAAATATCGTGTCGTGGACTAGTTTGATTTGTGGTTATGCTAGGAGGCAGTTTCCAAAGGAAgctgtttctttgttttttgagaTGGTGGCGGCTGGTATTAAACCAAATTCGGTAACCATGGTGTGTGTCATTTCTGCTTGTGCAAAGTTGAAGGATCTTGAATTGAGTGAGAGGGTGTGTGCTTACATTGGGGAGTCGGGAGTGAAGGTTAATACGCTTGTGGTAAATGCACTTGTTGATATGTATATGAAATGTGGAGCTAGTGATGCTGCAAAGCGGCTTTTTGACgaatgtggggataaaaactTGGTTCTTTACAATACAATTTTGTCCAATTATGTGCGTCAGGGACTGGCTAGGGAGGCACTTGCTGTATTGGATGAAATGCTTAGACAAGGTCCAAGACCAGACAAGGTTACACTGTTGTCTGCAATCTCAGCTTGTGCACAACTAGGTGATTCTCTGTCCGGAAAGTGCTGCCATGGTTATGTGATCAGAAATAGACTCGAAGGTTGGGATGCTATTTGTAATGCCATGATTGACATGTACATGAAGTGTGGAAAACAAGAGATGGCCTGCGGAATTTTCGATAATATGTCGAACAGGACTGTAGTGTCATGGAACTCATTGATTGCTGGTTTTATCAGAAGTGGTGATGTGAACTCAGCTTGGCAGATGTTCAATGAGATGCCGAAGAGCGATCTTGTCTCTTGGAACACCATGATTGGTGCTTTAGTCCAAGAGAGTATGTTTGTGGAAGCAATTGAGCTTTTTCGGGTGATGCAGGCTGACGGAATAAAAGGAGATAGGGTGACCATGGTGGAAGTGGCATCTGCCTGCGGATATCTAGGAGCTCTTGATCTTGCAAAGTGGACCCATGCttatattgagaaaaataaaatcgaCTGTGATATGCGGCTTGGCACAGCCTTAGTTGACATGTTTGGTAGATGTGGAGATCCTCAAAGTGCAATGAAAGTGTTCAGTAGCATGGCAAGAAGAGATGTTTCTGCTTGGACTGCAGCCATTGGAGCAATGGCCATGGAGGGAAATGGTGAACGGGCTCTAGAGCTTTTTGATGAAATGATTAGGCAAGGGGTGAAACCAGATGAAGTAGTCTTTGTGGCTGTATTAACAGCATGCAGCCATGTTGGGTTTGTGAAACAAGGGTGGAACATTTTCAGGTCAATGAAGTCAGTCCATGGAATTTCCCCTCATATTATTCACTATGGTTGCATGGTTGATCTACTAGGCCGAGCCGGGCTCTTGGGAGAAGCTTTTGATCTGGTAAAGAGCATGCCAATGGAGCCTAATGACGTCATTTGGGGGACTCTCTTAGCCGCTTGTCGAACCTACAAAAATGTCGAAATTGCATCATACGCAGCCAAACGGTTATCCAAGTTGCCTACTCAGAGGACTGGGATTCATGTGCTTCTATCAAACATATATGCATCTGCTGAGAAATGGGCTGATGTTGCAAAAGTGAGGCTACATTTGAAGGGGAAAGGGATACACAAGGTGCCCGGATCAAGCTCCATAGAGGTCAATGGAATGATCCATGAGTTTATTTCTGGTGGTGATACAAACACAGAGAAGAGCCAGCTTACATTGATGCTACAAGAAATAAACTGCAGACTGAGAGAAGCTGGCCATGTTCCTGATTTGGACAATGTCCTGCTTGATGTTGatgagaaggaaaaagagtacttGCTCAGTCGGCATAGTGAGAAACTTGCCATAGCTTTTGGGCTGATAGGTACAGGGCAAGGCGTGCCGATTCGTGTGGTTAAGAATCTCAGAATGTGCTCTGACTGTCACTCCTTTGCCAAGTTAGTGTCAAGAATATACAACCGGGAAATTATAGTTCGGGATAACAACAGGTTTCATTTTTTCAATCAGGGGCTTTGCTCTTGTAGTGATTACTGGTAA
- the LOC117635631 gene encoding homocysteine S-methyltransferase 3-like yields the protein MGLGGQETSSFVSDFLEKCGGYAVLDGGFATELERHGADLNDPLWSAKCLISSPHLVRRVHLDYLDAGANVIITASYQATIQGFEAKGFSKEEAKALIRKSVEIAIEAREIYYDKLQSRRPVLVAASVGSYGAYLADGSEYSGNYGDAVTVETLKDFHRERVQILANSGADLIAFETTPNKIEAKAYAELLEEEGIDIPAWFSFTSKDGINVVSGDSISECTSIADSCKQVVAVGINCTPPRFIHGLVSSIRKVTSKPIVIYPNSGETYDGLTKQWVQSSGEVDEEFADIVIGKWREAGASLFGGCCRTTPNTIRAISRVLSNQKSSAINEDA from the exons ATGGGCTTAGGAGGCCAGGAAACGTCGTCGTTTGTGAGTGATTTTCTGGAAAAGTGTGGTGGCTATGCTGTTCTTGACGGTGGGTTTGCCACTGAGCTTGAACGACATGGAGCTGACCTCAACGACCCTCTCTGGAGCGCCAAATGCCTTATCAGTTCTCCTCACCTTGTCAGAAGG GTACACTTGGACTACCTTGATGCTGGTGCAAACGTCATAATAACCGCGTCTTATCAg GCCACCATTCAGGGTTTTGAGGCCAAAGGTTTCTCTAAAGAAGAAGCCAAAGCCTTGATCAGGAAAAGTGTAGAAATTGCAATTGAGGCAAGGGAAATTTATTATGACAAATTGCAATCAAGACGTCCAGTTCTAGTTGCAGCATCTGTGGGCAGCTATGGGGCATACTTGGCTGATGGCTCTGAGTACAG TGGAAACTACGGTGATGCAGTTACCGTAGAGACGTTGAAGGATTTCCACAGGGAAAGGGTACAGATTCTGGCCAACTCCGGTGCTGATCTTATCGCATTTGAGACAACCCCGAATAAGATAGAAGCAAAG GCATATGCTGAGTTGCTTGAGGAAGAAGGAATAGACATTCCAGCCTGGTTTTCCTTCACTTCTAAGGATGGAATCAATGTGGTCAGTGGCGATTCGATCTCAGAGTGCACCTCTATTGCAGATTCATGCAAGCAAGTTGTTGCTGTTGGAATCAACTGCACACCTCCTAGATTCATCCATGGACTGGTTTCATCGATTAGGAAG GTTACAAGCAAACCAATAGTCATATACCCCAACAGTGGTGAGACTTATGATGGTCTGACCAAGCAATGGGTG CAATCAAGCGGGGAGGTCGATGAAGAGTTTGCAGACATAGTGATAGGCAAGTGGCGTGAGGCCGGGGCTTCTCTATTCGGAGGCTGCTGCAGGACAACTCCAAATACCATAAGGGCCATATCTAGAGTTCTCTCCAACCAGAAGTCTTCTGCAATTAACGAGGATGCTTAA